The Xanthocytophaga agilis genome has a window encoding:
- a CDS encoding DUF4476 domain-containing protein, with amino-acid sequence MGTYRYLPVFKRLAFVSSLLLMPAGLSAQNGASGQALFQFLGSYSSQGVPNYLEAQKDVIDSLQLRDIAVALPESKPVPQFHPEYIAVQSETELKLTKEADVWVTFVGEMAGFRNVLGFYTYDLNNPPATADQIIGKTVIFPNVSTAGSGGGLAIGSKVKIGHFKANTGIGWFLIADGWKENGVGSGNYILYSNPAFNPESSTTDKPHTVLLHDKGRNKLILGFEDLRRDQGSDQDFNDVLFSISASPFEAIQKNNVISIASSVVSPISQPSNPVSGSMTNTNINDSYNTSTNNTSNSVNNQNTSISNSNSNNTTHTTNTNSNNTTTNTNSNNTNVVNNTTTIVNNNTTIVTTGGNMNGSNVNGSGASNNTSTNNSSDNKPAPGRNTPANPTRPGRYEPVASGKPNTTFPESNTSESVALPSGMCSLYGFNEVDFKKTYNLIRSKPVEDVRVSTLRQAAKGRYLTIDQSVQLLRLLTVGEHRLEMAKYLYDYSCERHNYFMVGQVLTTASHEREFNAFLEKKNPSVAQSRPVPPVRQSGRPRGYSSSASSAVPQPLPGYTSDAYAPNAFTDTEFEVLKSNVQQQSFSDTKLTIIQQAVKNRSLSTAQDIELMNLMSFEQDKLKLAKWLYDFTYDQQNYYKVNAAFSFSSSVDELNKYLNSK; translated from the coding sequence ATGGGTACCTACAGGTATTTGCCAGTATTCAAACGACTGGCCTTTGTTTCTTCGTTGTTGCTTATGCCTGCAGGCTTGTCTGCCCAGAATGGTGCATCAGGCCAGGCATTGTTTCAGTTTCTGGGATCTTATTCCAGTCAGGGAGTACCTAACTATCTGGAAGCTCAGAAGGATGTGATAGATAGCCTGCAACTTAGGGATATTGCTGTGGCACTACCAGAAAGTAAACCTGTACCCCAATTCCATCCGGAATATATCGCAGTACAATCTGAAACAGAGCTCAAACTGACAAAAGAGGCAGACGTCTGGGTCACATTTGTCGGTGAGATGGCAGGATTCAGAAATGTACTGGGATTTTACACCTATGATCTGAACAATCCTCCGGCAACGGCTGATCAGATTATTGGCAAAACCGTTATTTTCCCCAATGTTTCCACCGCTGGAAGCGGAGGAGGATTAGCCATCGGAAGCAAGGTAAAAATAGGACACTTTAAAGCTAACACAGGTATAGGATGGTTTCTGATAGCGGATGGATGGAAAGAAAATGGAGTAGGAAGTGGTAATTACATTCTGTATTCCAATCCTGCCTTTAATCCGGAATCCAGCACGACAGATAAACCACATACAGTTTTGTTACACGACAAAGGGCGAAACAAGCTGATTCTGGGATTTGAAGATCTTCGGCGTGATCAGGGCAGTGACCAGGACTTTAACGATGTACTCTTTTCTATTTCAGCAAGTCCCTTTGAGGCTATTCAGAAAAACAATGTTATTTCTATTGCCAGTTCTGTTGTGTCGCCCATAAGTCAACCATCTAATCCCGTATCCGGATCAATGACTAATACAAACATTAATGATAGCTACAATACTAGTACAAATAATACTTCCAACTCTGTTAACAACCAGAATACTTCTATAAGTAATTCCAACTCCAATAATACAACCCATACAACAAATACGAATTCCAACAACACAACAACAAACACCAATTCGAATAACACCAATGTAGTCAACAATACTACAACAATTGTAAACAATAACACAACCATTGTCACTACAGGTGGTAATATGAATGGAAGCAATGTAAATGGAAGTGGAGCTAGTAACAATACATCAACCAATAATTCATCGGATAATAAGCCTGCTCCGGGCCGCAATACTCCAGCGAATCCCACAAGACCGGGAAGGTATGAGCCTGTGGCTTCAGGAAAGCCTAACACTACGTTTCCTGAATCCAATACCTCTGAATCTGTAGCTCTGCCATCTGGTATGTGTTCTCTGTATGGTTTTAATGAGGTTGATTTTAAGAAAACGTATAATCTGATACGCAGCAAACCTGTGGAAGATGTACGAGTGTCTACGCTCAGACAAGCAGCTAAAGGACGATACCTGACAATAGATCAGTCAGTCCAGTTGTTACGCCTTCTCACTGTGGGAGAGCACCGTCTGGAAATGGCTAAGTATTTATATGACTATAGTTGTGAGAGACATAATTATTTCATGGTAGGCCAGGTGCTGACAACAGCGAGTCATGAAAGAGAATTCAATGCCTTTCTGGAAAAGAAGAATCCATCTGTTGCACAAAGCCGTCCGGTCCCTCCTGTCAGACAAAGTGGAAGACCCAGAGGGTATTCATCGTCTGCCAGCAGTGCTGTACCTCAGCCACTTCCTGGTTATACTTCGGATGCCTATGCACCCAATGCCTTTACTGATACCGAGTTTGAAGTTTTAAAAAGTAATGTACAGCAACAAAGCTTTTCTGATACAAAACTTACCATTATTCAGCAAGCTGTGAAAAACCGCTCTCTGAGTACTGCCCAGGACATTGAATTGATGAATCTGATGTCGTTTGAACAGGATAAGCTTAAACTGGCAAAATGGCTGTATGACTTCACCTATGATCAGCAAAATTACTATAAGGTGAATGCTGCATTTTCATTTTCAAGTAGTGTAGATGAGCTAAATAAATACCTGAATAGCAAATAA
- a CDS encoding HAMP domain-containing sensor histidine kinase, which yields MLIRNKLTLRFTVLVVGIQLFFSIFIYYFNSVYRQQEFYSRLQGKARLAARLLIKRNLLSINEKHLLAKGDLSTLSDERISIFSSDKKLIFTNGDSLHAQSHAFFIDKLKPDFPFTYTSDRFELAGIVYTYNEKYYFVFASGYDQSGFSKLENMAMILLLGNLVVLVFIIFAGWYFASESLAPISDVVQQVDSITASRLDLRVNEGNGEDEIAKLAITFNRMLDRVQQAFESQRSFVSHASHELRTPLTNALGTLETSLIYDKELTVAKTSMASAIEELNNIIELTNGLLSLTKADATFSSLTPIRLDECILDALSLIYSKYKTREIIISFPESIPADSEPFLVEANMQLLRTAFVNILDNACKYSTQAVGLTLEKKDNSTFLVTVTDQGIGIEKEQVDKVFLPLYRATNSRNFPGFGIGLAVTKKIIDLFKGTISIDSNSDEGTIVTVEIPAAPFSDNSL from the coding sequence ATGCTGATACGGAACAAACTCACTTTGCGCTTTACCGTTCTGGTTGTAGGTATCCAGCTTTTCTTTTCCATCTTTATCTATTATTTTAATTCTGTTTATCGGCAGCAGGAATTCTACAGTCGGTTACAGGGTAAAGCACGTTTGGCAGCCCGCTTACTCATCAAACGAAATCTCCTGTCAATTAATGAGAAGCACCTGCTGGCAAAAGGTGATCTAAGTACCCTATCAGATGAAAGAATCAGTATCTTTTCATCTGATAAAAAATTAATCTTTACCAATGGTGATAGTTTGCATGCACAATCACATGCATTCTTTATTGATAAACTAAAGCCAGACTTTCCCTTTACCTATACCTCAGACAGATTCGAACTGGCAGGAATTGTTTATACCTACAACGAGAAATACTACTTTGTTTTTGCATCCGGGTATGATCAGTCTGGCTTTTCCAAGCTGGAAAATATGGCAATGATTCTGCTTTTGGGTAATCTGGTTGTATTGGTATTTATTATATTTGCCGGCTGGTATTTTGCCTCAGAGTCACTGGCTCCCATATCAGATGTAGTGCAACAGGTTGATAGCATTACGGCTTCCCGACTGGATCTTCGGGTCAATGAAGGAAATGGGGAAGATGAAATTGCCAAACTGGCTATCACTTTTAATCGCATGCTGGATCGCGTACAGCAGGCATTTGAATCACAACGAAGCTTTGTTTCCCATGCTTCTCATGAGCTACGTACTCCACTGACCAATGCGCTCGGAACACTGGAGACTTCACTCATCTATGACAAGGAATTAACTGTAGCTAAGACTAGTATGGCTTCCGCCATCGAAGAGCTCAACAATATCATTGAGCTAACCAATGGACTTCTTTCTCTTACTAAAGCAGATGCAACCTTTTCTTCACTAACTCCTATTCGGCTTGACGAATGTATACTGGATGCATTATCTCTTATTTACTCAAAATACAAAACAAGAGAGATTATTATTTCTTTTCCTGAATCCATACCTGCAGATAGTGAGCCTTTTTTAGTGGAAGCTAACATGCAGTTGCTTCGTACTGCTTTTGTGAATATCCTTGATAATGCGTGCAAATATTCAACACAAGCTGTTGGCCTTACTCTTGAAAAGAAAGACAATTCTACTTTTCTGGTAACAGTTACAGATCAAGGCATAGGAATTGAAAAAGAGCAGGTTGATAAGGTATTTCTTCCTCTATACCGTGCCACTAATAGCCGTAACTTCCCAGGCTTTGGCATAGGACTGGCTGTCACCAAAAAAATTATTGATCTCTTTAAAGGAACGATTTCAATAGATTCAAATTCTGATGAAGGTACCATTGTTACGGTGGAAATACCTGCTGCCCCATTTTCTGACAACTCTCTCTAA
- a CDS encoding efflux RND transporter periplasmic adaptor subunit has product MRTDKMLVYIYTLGLVALGACQSKEQEKKTEEKKAIRTFHLTSVEQKGIAQEIHLPAEFKPFQEVSMYAKVSGFVEKVLVDRGSAVRRNQVLLTIEAPETEEQLVAARSKLMQAEAVFVGSKDNYQRMVNSNQLAGSVAALDLKLAYSRMISDSAAVVGERANLRSLEKIKSYLIVRAPFDGVITQRNVHPGTLVGPGEGADGAMLVLQQQTKLRLVVDVPETYSAQIRPGDLVMYYVNALPGRAFKGKVARTSGSLNQRFRSETVEIDVDNIGQQFKPGMFAEITLTAQGTPGAFMVPSSAIVTSTGGKYIIRVEDQKAHILHIQEGNKAGSQIEVFGNLAPNDRILVNPGEDIKDGDQINI; this is encoded by the coding sequence ATGAGAACCGATAAAATGCTGGTATATATATACACACTGGGCTTAGTAGCCCTTGGAGCCTGTCAGTCAAAAGAACAGGAGAAAAAAACGGAAGAAAAAAAAGCTATCCGTACGTTTCATCTTACCTCTGTTGAACAAAAAGGGATTGCTCAGGAAATCCACCTGCCAGCTGAGTTTAAACCTTTTCAGGAAGTGAGTATGTATGCTAAGGTTTCGGGGTTTGTAGAAAAAGTCCTGGTAGATCGTGGATCTGCCGTGCGTCGTAATCAGGTTCTGCTTACTATCGAAGCCCCTGAAACAGAAGAACAACTGGTAGCAGCCCGTTCCAAACTGATGCAGGCTGAAGCTGTATTTGTAGGCAGCAAAGATAATTATCAGCGAATGGTAAACAGTAACCAGCTGGCAGGATCAGTAGCAGCGCTGGATTTAAAGCTTGCCTATTCGCGTATGATCTCGGATAGTGCTGCCGTTGTGGGAGAACGCGCCAACCTTCGTTCTCTTGAAAAAATAAAATCCTATCTGATAGTAAGAGCGCCTTTTGATGGAGTGATTACACAACGTAACGTGCATCCGGGTACTCTGGTAGGGCCGGGAGAAGGAGCCGATGGTGCGATGCTGGTTTTGCAACAACAAACCAAACTTCGTCTGGTAGTAGATGTTCCGGAAACATACAGCGCACAGATCAGGCCTGGAGATCTTGTGATGTACTATGTCAATGCCTTGCCAGGGCGTGCATTCAAAGGCAAAGTCGCCCGTACGTCTGGTAGCCTGAATCAGCGATTTCGGTCAGAAACCGTTGAGATCGATGTAGACAACATTGGCCAGCAATTCAAGCCGGGTATGTTTGCTGAAATTACGTTAACGGCACAAGGAACGCCGGGAGCGTTTATGGTTCCTTCTTCTGCCATTGTTACCTCGACAGGGGGAAAATATATTATACGTGTAGAAGATCAAAAAGCACACATTTTACATATACAGGAAGGCAATAAGGCAGGCAGCCAGATTGAGGTATTCGGCAATCTGGCCCCTAATGACAGGATTCTTGTCAATCCGGGAGAGGATATCAAAGACGGTGATCAGATCAACATTTAA
- a CDS encoding TolC family protein, with product MSIKGQSSTDVITLPQLLSKARASYPAMAIQSARTQASQAYIKQVKANQLPTLRLQEELTLGTANSRQGSYFSPGVNVSTSGRNQTEATGEVATGNIAVAFAEWKIFNFGGFQAEQNVAKAEWQGAVASLQKEEFLLQKTVIEAYLNLLKYQRLALIEQQNMTRAQKISQVIENLVRTGLKPSLDSSLAIAELTKANLNFLRLQEQYQQSYLYLSMLCGLTPNTWQADTTLNTSRLQNISTTGVLPADHPSLLPYQRNIDLQLARNTFLQKEIMPKFSLLGAVWMRGSSITTESTFGPLANGLGFQRQNFLLGAVASFDLIDIERMHRKRSVQQYHLEQARQELTLSRMQLENELMTTDASLTALQGQLNQIPRLIRAGQDVYNQRLNLYNNGLETIIGLTSSLQMVYQTEKEYEELRDRTTRQVLRKALATNDIDSFLRLFQP from the coding sequence GTGAGCATAAAAGGTCAATCTTCAACAGATGTTATAACACTGCCACAATTGCTTTCAAAAGCCCGTGCCAGTTATCCCGCTATGGCAATACAATCTGCCAGAACACAAGCCAGCCAGGCCTATATCAAACAAGTAAAGGCAAACCAACTTCCTACTCTGAGACTACAGGAAGAGCTGACTCTAGGTACTGCCAATAGCCGACAGGGTTCTTACTTTTCACCAGGTGTCAATGTATCTACTTCGGGTCGAAATCAGACAGAGGCTACAGGTGAAGTAGCAACAGGCAATATTGCAGTAGCCTTTGCCGAATGGAAGATATTTAATTTCGGAGGTTTTCAGGCTGAGCAAAACGTAGCCAAAGCCGAATGGCAGGGAGCAGTTGCATCTCTACAAAAGGAGGAGTTTCTATTACAGAAAACGGTCATTGAAGCCTACCTGAATCTGCTTAAATATCAGCGGCTGGCATTGATTGAACAGCAGAATATGACCAGAGCTCAAAAAATCAGTCAGGTCATTGAGAACCTGGTCAGAACCGGATTAAAGCCCAGTCTAGATAGTTCACTGGCTATTGCCGAACTCACAAAGGCAAACCTAAATTTTCTCCGTTTGCAGGAGCAATATCAGCAATCTTACTTATATCTTTCCATGCTCTGCGGACTGACGCCAAATACCTGGCAGGCAGATACAACTCTCAATACAAGTAGATTGCAAAATATATCTACCACAGGCGTACTTCCTGCCGACCATCCGTCTTTACTTCCCTATCAACGAAATATTGATCTACAACTGGCTAGAAACACTTTCCTTCAGAAAGAGATTATGCCTAAGTTTTCACTCTTGGGAGCTGTCTGGATGAGGGGATCGAGCATAACAACCGAAAGCACATTTGGACCACTTGCCAATGGACTCGGGTTTCAGAGACAAAACTTTCTGCTTGGTGCTGTTGCCAGCTTTGATCTGATTGATATTGAGCGCATGCATCGAAAACGCTCGGTACAGCAATACCATCTGGAACAAGCCCGCCAGGAGCTGACGCTTTCCAGAATGCAACTGGAAAACGAACTGATGACAACTGATGCCTCATTAACTGCACTCCAAGGACAACTTAATCAGATTCCACGTCTGATCCGTGCCGGACAGGATGTATACAATCAACGACTTAACTTATACAACAATGGGTTGGAAACTATCATTGGTTTAACCAGCTCGCTTCAGATGGTCTACCAGACAGAAAAAGAGTATGAAGAACTTCGGGATCGTACCACTCGCCAGGTACTTAGAAAAGCACTAGCTACAAATGACATAGATTCCTTTTTACGCTTATTCCAACCTTGA
- a CDS encoding response regulator transcription factor, whose protein sequence is MRILLVEDEPKLASFIKKGFENEGYQIDIAYDGRMGKSYFEYNEYNLIILDINLPYINGFELCAIIRKQNIQIPILMLTALDSINDKITGFDTGADDYLVKPFAFNELLVRVRALIKRSANYVNDNHVLKIADLELDLLSKSATRSGKRIDLTTREYALLEYFIRNKGKVISRVTISEQVWDVNFDTNTNIIDVYVSYLRRKIDKGFTPKLIHTVVGMGYVMRIE, encoded by the coding sequence ATGCGGATACTACTTGTAGAAGATGAACCCAAATTGGCGTCTTTTATAAAAAAAGGCTTTGAAAACGAAGGCTATCAGATTGATATTGCCTATGATGGACGCATGGGCAAATCGTATTTTGAATACAATGAGTATAATCTGATTATCCTTGATATCAATTTACCCTACATCAATGGATTTGAACTGTGTGCTATTATCCGCAAACAAAATATACAAATCCCAATTTTGATGTTGACAGCGCTGGATAGTATCAATGATAAAATAACAGGGTTCGATACAGGTGCAGATGATTATCTGGTTAAGCCCTTTGCATTTAATGAACTGCTTGTTAGAGTTAGAGCACTCATTAAACGAAGTGCAAACTATGTAAATGACAACCATGTACTCAAGATTGCAGATCTGGAACTGGATCTTCTCTCAAAATCTGCAACCCGAAGTGGAAAAAGAATAGATCTTACTACACGGGAATATGCGCTACTGGAGTATTTTATCCGTAACAAAGGCAAAGTCATTTCCCGTGTTACAATCAGCGAACAGGTATGGGATGTAAACTTTGATACCAATACCAATATTATAGATGTATATGTATCCTATCTGAGAAGGAAAATCGACAAAGGCTTTACACCCAAACTGATTCATACAGTAGTAGGAATGGGATATGTCATGCGTATTGAATAA
- a CDS encoding efflux RND transporter permease subunit, with protein sequence MSLLTTSLKRPVSLIVILSGLLLFSVLSALRIPIDIFPRLNLPTIYVIEPYGGMSAQQMEGFFATRMQDQFLYVSGIKGIQSRSVQGLTILKLSFYEDTDMAQAAAEVAIQVNRAMKFFPAGALPPQVVRYDASSLPVGDIIFSSKTRSLQEIHELAVTRIRPLFSTVPGLSAPPPIGTNSRTIVVNLDPEKIRSLSISPDEVIDALARNNTMTPSGNIRIENTMYVTTLNSLEKEVEDFNQIPVVTSGRNMIFLKDIATVQDASDITAGYALVNGKRSSYIPVVKTPDASTWSVVSALKAKLPEMRSLLPDDIEVNYEFDQSVFVINAVKSLLIEGGIGALFTGLMVLLFLGDLRSSMIVIITIPVSVFVAILCLLLSGQTLNLMTLSGLALSIGILVDMATVTIENIHQHLEQGKPKKQAVLEACQEIALPLLLILLCILAVFSPALIMSGVPRAMFLPLSLSIGFAMTAAYFLAQSLVPILTNWWIKDEPHDNHSTPPIVSDEVTIHTEENSKQQVYQTTKVTGFERFRQVFLRQVEWLLGYKKSIVIVYVLFAFGLAATGFLLIGKDLMPKVNSGQLVIRMQMPDGTRLERTEQSVREFLTILDELTDQNVAITSAYVGVVPTNYATTNLYISTSGSHDAVIKVSLTEGYHTNLDDLKEKIRQKTSQQMPQLRISFEPADLTDKLMSQGAYTPIEVQVAGRNMDQIETYANELVIALQKISSLRDVRITQPLKFPVISISLDRIKLSQMGLKLDEITRSITTATSSSRYISKNQWLDESAAYTYQIQVQVPEFAMRNLSQLREIPLVSGQMRPVLSDVAEFAVDTVPGEYSRIGPRRYVTVSANVHHTDLATATNQVEEAIDALGAPPKGLLTEIKGMSSLLVETLTSLQTGLGMAVVVIFLLLAANFQSFRLSLAVLTSVPAVIAGSVGLLLLTGDTLNLQSYMGMIMSVGISVANAILIVTNAENFRLGLHPAREAAKASVSARLRPVLMTSLAMTAGMIPMASGLGEAGEQTAPLGRAVIGGLIASTLAALYIVPLVYTWLQERASLKGASLLPEPADLPADVAILHQTALVNHKSSVNNLGVNGH encoded by the coding sequence ATGTCCTTACTGACAACTTCTCTGAAAAGGCCTGTTTCACTGATTGTGATTCTATCCGGGTTACTTCTGTTTTCTGTTTTATCGGCACTTCGGATTCCAATTGATATTTTTCCAAGACTTAATCTGCCTACCATCTATGTTATTGAGCCGTATGGGGGTATGTCTGCTCAGCAGATGGAAGGCTTCTTTGCTACACGTATGCAGGATCAGTTCCTGTATGTTTCCGGAATCAAAGGTATTCAGAGCCGGAGTGTACAGGGATTGACCATTCTTAAGCTTAGCTTCTATGAAGATACAGATATGGCTCAGGCAGCCGCTGAAGTAGCTATTCAAGTAAACAGGGCTATGAAATTTTTTCCTGCAGGAGCCTTGCCACCTCAGGTGGTGCGATACGATGCCTCGTCTCTTCCTGTAGGCGATATAATCTTTAGTAGTAAAACCCGATCTTTACAGGAAATACATGAGTTGGCTGTAACCCGTATCCGTCCGTTGTTTTCTACTGTGCCTGGATTGTCAGCCCCACCCCCTATCGGCACCAACTCCAGAACCATTGTTGTGAACCTTGATCCGGAGAAAATTCGGAGTCTAAGCATTTCTCCAGATGAAGTAATAGATGCCTTGGCCAGAAACAATACTATGACTCCATCGGGCAATATCCGGATTGAGAATACCATGTATGTAACTACCTTAAATTCGCTGGAAAAAGAGGTAGAGGATTTTAACCAGATTCCTGTCGTGACCAGTGGACGGAATATGATCTTTCTTAAAGATATTGCCACGGTTCAGGATGCTTCCGATATCACTGCAGGATATGCCCTGGTAAACGGAAAACGATCTTCCTATATTCCGGTTGTAAAAACACCCGATGCCTCTACCTGGTCTGTTGTAAGTGCACTAAAAGCCAAATTACCGGAAATGCGCAGCCTGTTACCGGATGATATTGAAGTAAACTATGAGTTTGACCAGTCTGTTTTTGTGATCAATGCTGTCAAAAGTCTATTAATAGAGGGGGGAATCGGTGCCTTGTTTACTGGACTGATGGTACTGTTGTTTTTGGGTGATTTGCGTAGTTCCATGATCGTAATCATTACCATTCCAGTCTCTGTCTTCGTCGCCATTCTTTGCCTGCTGCTTTCTGGTCAGACTCTGAATCTGATGACACTTTCTGGTCTTGCTCTTTCCATCGGTATACTGGTAGATATGGCAACAGTAACCATTGAGAATATCCACCAGCATCTGGAGCAGGGCAAGCCCAAGAAACAGGCAGTACTGGAAGCATGTCAGGAAATAGCACTGCCATTGTTGCTGATTTTGCTTTGTATCCTGGCTGTATTCTCTCCAGCCTTGATTATGTCCGGAGTACCCAGAGCTATGTTTCTACCCTTGTCTCTTTCTATTGGTTTTGCCATGACTGCCGCCTACTTTCTGGCACAGAGCCTGGTACCCATACTGACCAACTGGTGGATAAAGGACGAACCACATGACAACCATTCAACTCCTCCAATAGTATCTGACGAGGTAACGATACACACAGAAGAAAACTCAAAACAACAGGTTTATCAAACAACGAAAGTAACTGGCTTTGAACGATTCCGGCAAGTATTTCTCAGACAGGTAGAATGGCTGCTTGGATATAAAAAAAGTATTGTGATTGTGTATGTTCTTTTTGCCTTTGGACTGGCAGCTACAGGGTTCCTTCTGATTGGAAAAGATTTGATGCCAAAAGTAAATTCAGGTCAGCTGGTGATACGGATGCAAATGCCAGATGGAACCCGGCTGGAGCGCACCGAACAAAGTGTACGCGAGTTTCTTACCATTTTGGATGAGCTTACAGATCAGAATGTAGCCATCACTTCTGCCTATGTAGGGGTAGTCCCTACCAACTACGCTACCACAAACCTGTATATTTCAACGAGTGGTTCCCATGATGCAGTCATCAAAGTATCCCTCACAGAAGGCTACCATACGAATCTCGATGACCTGAAGGAAAAGATTCGCCAGAAAACCAGTCAGCAGATGCCTCAGCTACGAATCTCTTTTGAACCTGCCGATCTGACTGACAAACTCATGAGTCAGGGAGCCTATACGCCTATTGAGGTACAGGTAGCCGGACGAAATATGGATCAGATTGAAACTTATGCAAACGAACTTGTAATCGCTTTGCAAAAGATTTCTTCCTTGCGGGATGTACGGATCACTCAACCGCTTAAGTTTCCTGTAATCTCTATTTCACTTGACAGAATCAAGCTTTCTCAGATGGGACTAAAACTGGATGAGATTACACGCTCTATTACTACGGCAACTTCTTCAAGCCGCTACATTTCCAAAAATCAATGGCTAGATGAATCCGCCGCCTATACCTATCAAATTCAGGTACAAGTGCCGGAGTTTGCCATGCGAAATCTGAGTCAGTTGCGTGAAATTCCACTAGTAAGCGGACAAATGCGTCCGGTCTTATCTGATGTAGCTGAGTTTGCAGTAGATACAGTGCCTGGTGAATATTCCCGCATAGGGCCACGCCGGTATGTAACGGTAAGTGCCAATGTCCATCATACCGATCTGGCAACGGCCACAAACCAGGTAGAAGAAGCCATCGACGCATTAGGTGCACCACCCAAAGGCTTACTCACTGAGATCAAAGGAATGTCCTCTTTGCTGGTAGAAACCCTAACCAGTCTTCAAACTGGCCTTGGAATGGCGGTTGTTGTTATCTTTTTGTTACTGGCAGCTAATTTTCAGTCTTTCAGACTCTCACTGGCTGTGTTGACGTCTGTTCCTGCTGTTATTGCAGGGTCTGTGGGTCTTCTGTTACTCACAGGAGATACCTTAAATCTTCAATCGTATATGGGTATGATTATGTCTGTAGGGATTTCGGTGGCGAATGCCATTCTGATTGTAACTAATGCCGAAAACTTCCGGCTTGGCCTTCATCCCGCGAGAGAAGCTGCCAAAGCAAGCGTTTCTGCTCGCCTGCGCCCTGTACTGATGACGAGTCTGGCAATGACAGCCGGCATGATTCCGATGGCAAGTGGATTAGGAGAAGCTGGAGAGCAAACCGCCCCCTTGGGAAGGGCTGTCATCGGCGGATTAATCGCCTCTACACTGGCTGCGTTGTATATTGTTCCTTTAGTGTATACCTGGCTTCAGGAGCGGGCGTCACTAAAAGGGGCGTCACTACTCCCAGAGCCAGCAGATCTGCCTGCAGATGTTGCCATTCTCCACCAAACTGCTCTGGTAAATCACAAATCAAGTGTAAATAACCTTGGCGTTAATGGACACTGA